One Manihot esculenta cultivar AM560-2 chromosome 6, M.esculenta_v8, whole genome shotgun sequence DNA segment encodes these proteins:
- the LOC110618009 gene encoding transcription factor bHLH162, with the protein MKKGNSESPKLDRKTVERNRRIHMKGLCFKLASLIPSHRFKHSKELLSQQDQLDHAAAYIKHLTERIDELKKIKEQAMRSLGANNNPMDATMMGLRLPVIKLRDMGSSIEVAVISGLNKNFTLYEVITILEEEGAEVVSASFSTVGDKVFHSIHAQVKFSRVGVDTSRACHRLQELICWNAELSGSH; encoded by the exons ATGAAGAAAGGCAACAGTGAGTCACCGAAGCTTGATCGAAAGACCGTCGAGAGAAATCGCAGAATTCACATGAAGGGTTTATGCTTCAAGCTTGCTTCTCTCATTCCTTCTCATCGCTTCAAACATTCTAAG GAGTTGCTATCTCAGCAAGATCAACTAGACCATGCTGCGGCCTACATAAAGCACCTGACAGAAAGAATAGATGAATTAAAGAAGATAAAGGAACAAGCAATGAGATCCTTGGGAGCTAATAATAACCCCATGGATGCAACAATGATGGGTTTGAGATTACCAGTGATTAAACTTCGAGACATGGGTTCAAGCATAGAAGTAGCTGTAATTAGTGGGTTGAACAAGAACTTCACTTTATATGAAGTTATCACCATTCTCGAGGAAGAAGGAGCTGAAGTTGTAAGCGCCAGCTTTTCAACAGTGGGTGATAAGGTCTTCCACTCAATCCATGCTCAG GTAAAATTCTCTAGAGTTGGTGTGGATACTTCAAGAGCGTGCCATAGATTGCAGGAACTGATTTGCTGGAATGCTGAGCTTTCAGGATCTCATTGA
- the LOC110616473 gene encoding polyamine oxidase 1 produces the protein MKKKLLAMVLVLLFHFLLAAASASPSPTVIVIGAGMSGISAAKTLHEAGIHDILILEATPKIGGRLKKTQFSGLTVELGANWLYGGGTVANPLLDMATKLKLRTSLNDFENITSNTYKQEGGLYPSKLVEAINKVATARNDFCSKLSERLSSKKKDVDVSILAAHRIYKQEPKTPLEMVIDYYYNDYQDAEPPKVTSLKHTYPRNEIVDHGDDAYFVADPRGFEILSQYLAKQFLSSLTSDPRLKLNKVVREIIYSSHGVTVKTEDGSTYNSRYVIVSVSLGVLQSGLIDFKPTLPLWKRIAISDFSMTIYTKIFLKFSYAFWPTGPGTEFFLYTHARRGYYPLWQHLENEYPGSNILFVTVTADESRRIEQLPDETIEAEIMEILKKLFGENVPKAESILVPRWGMDKFYKGSYSNWPDGYSQNRKDQLADPVGPVYFTGEHTNDKYIGYATGAYLAGIDTANDLIECIKNKSCRGFNRNRWH, from the exons ATGAAGAAGAAGCTTTTGGCCATGGTGCTTGTCCTGCTTTTCCATTTCTTGCTGGCTGCAGCTTCTGCCTCACCGTCACCCACCGTCATTGTCATCGGAGCCGGCATGTCAG GAATTTCAGCAGCAAAAACTCTACATGAGGCAGGCATTCATGATATATTGATTCTCGAGGCAACTCCTAAAATTGGTGGCCGTCTCAAGAAAACTCAATTTAGTGGACTCACAGTTGAGCTGGGAGCCAATTGGCTTTATGGTGGAGGAACTGTAGCCAATCCCTTATTAGACATGGCCACAAAACTTAAGCTCAGAACTTCCCTTAACGACTTTGAAAATATCACATCAAATACCTATAAACAAGA AGGTGGACTGTACCCTTCTAAGCTGGTAGAGGCAATTAATAAGGTTGCTACTGCCAGAAATGATTTCTGCTCAAAGCTTTCAGAAAGATTATCGTCTAAAAAGAAGGATGTTGATGTCTCAATTTTGGCTGCACACCGCATatataaaca GGAGCCCAAAACGCCACTTGAAATGGTGATTGATTACTATTACAATGACTATCAAGATGCAGAGCCACCAAAAGTGACTAGTCTAAAGCACACATACCCTCGAAATGAGATCGTAGACCATGGAGATGATGCATACTTCGTGGCCGATCCCAGAGGCTTTGAGATTCTATCTCAATATCTCGCTAAGCAGTTCCTTTCCTCTTTGACGAGTGATCCCAGGCTCAAGTTAAACAAGGTAGTTAGAGAAATCATCTACTCGAGCCATGGAGTTACTGTAAAAACAGAAGATGGCTCCACATACAATTCCAGGTATGTTATTGTATCTGTCAGCCTTGGAGTCCTCCAGAGTGGCCTAATTGACTTCAAGCCCACGTTACCT CTATGGAAAAGAATTGCAATATCAGATTTCAGTATGACAATATATACCAAGATCTTTCTAAAGTTTTCGTATGCATTCTGGCCTACTGGCCCTGGAACTGAGTtcttcctctacactcatgcgAGGCGGGGATACTATCCACTTTGGCAG CATTTGGAGAATGAGTATCCAGGATCTAATATATTATTCGTGACGGTAACAGCTGATGAGTCGAGAAGGATAGAGCAATTGCCTGATGAAACAATCGAAGCAGAGATCATGGAAATACTTAAGAAGTTGTTTGGGGAAAACGTTCCAAAAGCAGAATCAATTCTTGTACCCAGATGGGGCATGGACAAGTTCTACAAGGGTAGCTATTCTAATTGGCCTGATGGCTACAGTCAAAACCGCAAAGACCAATTAGCG GATCCTGTTGGTCCTGTATACTTTACAGGGGAGCATACCAACGATAAATACATAGGATATGCTACTGGCGCTTATCTTGCAG GAATCGACACTGCAAATGATTTAATCGAGTGCATAAAGAATAAATCTTGCAGAGGCTTTAACAGAAACAGATGGCATTGA
- the LOC110617471 gene encoding uncharacterized protein LOC110617471, with product MPAITTSSSSITTQLPRLSPPPPPPSSITHAPQNLHHSFKPVFRRHLLVLASLSISPLLIPAATARGLFQMPPVRLTNRYYLVRAGESEFESLGIINTNPVAKTSVDSGLSEKGKKQTVKAALELKAMGACDKGCWIWPSITQRAYQAAEIIAAINGISRSFIVPEYSFLDARGLGAYEGKNLEALSEVYESDTVSPRNKPPPIDDGTPNESVADVFVRVTQLMSILETQYSGETIIIVSPDSDNLSILQAGLVGLDLRRHRDLSFGPGEVRFVDTNSIPTYKQPASAVYKCLNPPVCN from the exons ATGCCAGCAATCACCACCTCTTCATCTTCAATAACAACCCAACTTCCTCGCctatctcctcctcctcctccgccgTCCTCAATAACACATGCCCCTCAAAACCTTCATCATTCTTTTAAACCCGTATTCCGCCGCCACCTCCTTGTCCTTGCTTCCCTCTCTATCTCCCCTCTTCTCATACCAGCAGCCACTGCCCGTGGCCTCTTCCAAATGCCCCCCGTCCGCCTCACCAACCG GTACTATTTGGTGAGAGCTGGGGAATCTGAATTTGAGAGCCTCGGGATTATCAACACGAATCCAGTTGCAAAAACATCGGTTGATAGCGGTTTGTCAGAGAAAGGAAAGAAGCAGACTGTGAAGGCTGCTTTAGAATTGAAGGCAATGGGAGCTTGTGATAAGGGTTGCTGGATTTGGCCCTCCATTACTCAGAGAGCTTACCAGGCTGCAGAGATTATAGCTGCAATTAATGGAATCAGCAGGAG TTTTATAGTTCCAGAGTACAGCTTCCTCGATGCTCGTGGATTGGGAGCTTATGAGGGCAAGAACTTGGAAGCTCTTTCAGAA GTGTATGAATCAGATACTGTTTCTCCGAGAAACAAGCCTCCTCCAATTGATGATGGCACCCCAAATGAGAGTGTTGCAGACGTATTTGTCCGTGTGACCCAACTTATGTCCATTCTTGAAACCCAATATTCTGGGGAAACAATCATTATTGTCTCTCCAGATTCTGACAATTTATCAATTCTACAGGCTGGTTTAGTTGGACTTGATCTTCGAAG GCACAGAGATCTTTCATTTGGTCCTGGGGAAGTCAGATTCGTTGATACCAATAGCATACCTACTTATAAGCAACCTGCATCTGCTGTATATAAATGTCTAAACCCACCAGTTTGCAACTGA
- the LOC110617470 gene encoding E3 ubiquitin-protein ligase SIS3: protein MAIRGVDFKWYDGFFLSMLATSVIIVAINWKRYHLCTYPLHIWIVVDYTTVFVFRLLMFIDNGLAAGMGLDFGPQQRYARFCGRVVVLSILSLLLYPFLWAWTIIGTLWFTSARNCLPEEGQKWGFIIWLLFSYCGLLCIACMSMGKWLTRRQAHLFRAQQGIPISEYGVLVDMVRVPDWAFEASGQEMRGMGQDAAAYHPGLYLTPTQREAVEALIQELPKFRLKAVPTDCSECPICLEEFHVGNEVRGLPCAHNFHVECIDEWLRLNVKCPRCRCSVFPNLDLSALSNLGAESERPSATVVTTSRYMRTQPSSQSYLLRLQGLLQPVRTENAEASGDVVLDLEAVENGNAVLATGEARDVEPVCSIGSMLLGQSQR, encoded by the exons ATGGCTATCAGAGGCGTAGATTTCAAGTG GTACGATGGTTTCTTCTTGTCGATGCTGGCCACAAGTGT AATCATTGTTGCAATCAATTGGAAACGATATCATCTTTGTACATATCCATTGCACATATGGATCGTG GTTGATTATACTACTGTCTTTGTCTTTCGCCTCTTGATGTTCATAGATAATGGACTTGCTGCTGGAATGGGTTT GGATTTTGGACCGCAGCAGCGGTATGCTCGTTTTTGTGGAAGAGTAGTGGTCCTTTCAATTCTTTCTTTGCTGCTCTATCCATTCCTCTGGGCTTGGACTATAATTGGTACGCTCTGGTTCACAAGTGCAAGAAATTGT TTGCCAGAAGAAGGGCAGAAATGGGGTTTTATTATTTGGTTGCTTTTCAGCTACTGTGGACTCCTTTGCATTGCTTGCATGTCTATGGGAAAG TGGCTTACACGAAGACAAGCACACCTATTTCGTGCTCAGCAAGGAATTCCTATTTCAGAATATGGG GTTTTGGTTGACATGGTTCGGGTACCGGATTGGGCATTTGAAGCTTCAGGACAAGAAATGAGAGGCATGGGGCAAGATGCTGCAGCATACCATCCTGGACTTTATCTAACTCCTACTCAG CGAGAAGCAGTGGAGGCGCTCATTCAGGAGCTTCCAAAGTTCCGGCTAAAGGCTGTTCCAACTGATTGCAGTGAATGTCCCATCTGTCTAGAAGAGTTCCATGTAGGGAATGAG GTTCGTGGCCTGCCTTGTGCACATAATTTCCATGTGGAATGCATTGATGAGTGGCTTCGCCTGAATGTGAAATGTCCGCGGTGCCGTTGCTCAGTTTTCCCAAACCTTGATCTTAGTGCCCTATCAAATCTTGGTGCCGAATCTGAACGCCCTTCTGCCACTGTTGTAACAACTTCCAGATATATGAGAACTCAACCCTCTAGCCAGAGTTACCTGTTGAGATTGCAGGGTCTACTCCAACCTGTCCGCACTGAGAATGCAGAGGCTTCTGGTGATGTAGTTCTTGATCTGGAAGCTGTTGAGAATGGAAATGCAGTTTTGGCAACTGGAGAAGCAAGAGATGTGGAGCCAGTTTGCTCAATTGGAAGCATGCTTCTTGGTCAATCTCAACGCTAG
- the LOC110618210 gene encoding protein EXECUTER 2, chloroplastic: MTAPSIWGMAQAHLSPFCCLDFSAKKPTNFSFVFGWGYTSLHDYRSNKNKMPSSFLSKNRKNSLFHRCRCSNSDNYDGNISGAASSSLAWDWNRWSRHFSEVEQAESFASVLKFQLEDAIEKEDFKEAAKLKMAIAEATSKDSVAEIMTELQNAIDEERYHDASRLCKYTGSGLVGWWVGYSTDSDDPFGRLVQITPGVGRFVGRSYSPRQLVTASPGTPLFEIFVVKDADERYVMQVVRLQRAKGASTNSTSSHSKSGTSPSTSEVEKASAVDVKQNEIKPEESEEQGINIEGATEEGIKSVINFLKDKIPGLKVKVMNINAAEEVIEDNDSVKQLMQEDEEQATSSENSEDEIDKLEEIQPDGVSLEGDSDPSEDAKDLDMKLFIGGVVHSDEDTPNKDDYVRLPAEINDMEKDSFVLHIPERSLDYDSRQSKASRIKVAAIAAKGVSELMPPDVAKAFWGADKVSSKVSRDVREIVKLAVSQAQKQNRLCKYTNFSRITTSNNNFDPFDCLYVGAFGPYGTEIVQLRRKFGHWNGVDEKSSDVEFFEYVEAVKLTGDLNVPAGQVTFRAKIGKGSRNSNRGMYPDELGVVASYKGQGRIAEFGFRNPQWVDGELLQLNGKGIGPYVKGADLGFLYVVPEQSFLVLFNRLKLPD, encoded by the exons ATGACAGCGCCAAGTATATGGGGGATGGCGCAAGCTCACCTCAGCCCCTTTTGTTGCTTAGATTTCTCAGCAAAGAAACCCACCAATTTCAGCTTTGTTTTTGGTTGGGGCTACACTTCTCTTCACGACTACCGCAGCAACAAGAACAAGAtgccttcttcctttcttagTAAGAACCGCAAGAACTCTCTTTTCCACCGTTGCCGTTGTAGTAACAGTGACAATTATGACGGTAACATTAGTGGTGCTGCTAGTTCTTCCTTGGCCTGGGATTGGAATAGATGGAGTCGCCATTTTTCTGAGGTGGAACAAGCTGAAAGTTTTGCCTCGGTCCTCAAG TTCCAACTTGAAGATGCAATTGAGAAGGAAGACTTCAAAGAAGCTGCAAAATTGAAAATGGCCATTGCAGAAGCTACTTCAAAGGATAGTGTTGCTGAAATAATGACGGAGTTGCAG AATGCAATAGATGAGGAACGGTATCATGATGCTTCAAGATTGTGTAAATATACTGGCAGTGGATTG GTAGGTTGGTGGGTGGGCTACTCGACAGATTCTGATGATCCCTTTGGTAGACTGGTACAGATAACACCTGGAGTGGGCAGATTTGTTGGCAGGAGTTACAGTCCAAG GCAGTTGGTCACTGCATCTCCTGGAACTCCATTGTTCGAAATTTTTGTAGTCAAAGATGCAGATGAAAGATATGTTATGCAG GTTGTACGTCTGCAGCGTGCTAAAGGAGCTTCAACAAACTCCACAAGTTCACATTCTAAATCTGGTACAAGCCCATCCACTTCCGAAGTTGAGAAGGCTTCTGCGGTAGATGTAAAGCAAAATGAAATCAAGCCAGAGGAAAGTGAGGAGCAGGGGATAAATATTGAGGGAGCAACTGAGGAAGGGATAAAAAGTGTGATAAACTTTCTTAAAGATAAGATTCCAGGGTTGAAAGTAAAAGTGATGAACATCAATGCTGCTGAGGAAGTGATAGAGGATAATGATTCTGTGAAGCAGCTgatgcaagaagatgaagagcaGGCAACTAGTAGTGAAAATTCTGAGGatgaaattgataagttggaAGAGATTCAGCCAGATGGAGTTTCCCTGGAAGGTGATAGTGATCCCTCAGAAGATGCAAAAGATTTAGATATGAAGCTTTTTATCGGTGGAGTTGTTCACAGTGATGAGGACACTCCTAATAAGGATGACTATGTACGTTTACCTGCTGAAATTAATGACATGGAGAAAGATTCTTTTGTACTACATATTCCTGAGAGAAGTCTAGACTATGACAGTAGACAAAGTAAAGCTTCTAGGATAAAAGTGGCAGCTATAGCAGCTAAAGGTGTTTCTGAGTTGATGCCTCCAGATGTTGCTAAGGCATTTTGGGGTGCTGATAAAGTTTCTTCAAAG GTTTCAAGAGATGTGCGCGAAATTGTCAAACTTGCTGTTAGTCAAGCTCAGAAGCAAAATCGTTTATGCAAATACACAAATTTCAGTAGAATTACCACTTCCAATAACAATTTTGATCCATTTGATT GCCTATATGTTGGTGCTTTTGGCCCCTATGGAACGGAGATAGTACAATTGAGGCGTAAATTTGGTCACTGGAATGGTGTGGATGAAAAGTCCTCAGATGTAGAATTCTTTGAGTATGTTGAGGCAGTGAAACTAACTGGAGACCTTAATGTTCCTGCTGGCCAG GTAACATTTCGTGCCAAAATTGGGAAAGGGAGTCGCAATTCTAACCGTGGAATGTATCCAGATGAATTAGGAGTG GTTGCAAGTTACAAAGGTCAAGGAAGGATAGCAGAATTTGGCTTCCGAAATCCACAATGGGTTGATGGTGAACTTCTCCAACTCAATGGGAAG ggTATTGGACCTTATGTCAAAGGCGCAGATCTTGGCTTTCTTTACGTTGTTCCTGAGCAAAGTTTCCTTGTGTTGTTTAATCGGTTGAAACTACCAGACTAA